One Deinococcus sp. YIM 134068 genomic region harbors:
- a CDS encoding SDR family oxidoreductase has translation MSEDQSQSGKSQYTMQNPVTQYPQPPFPQQPQGAPGTVHEMQPKPDHGETTYRGSGRLAGRKALITGGDSGIGRAVAIAYAREGADVAINYLPDEEEDAREVIRLIEAAGRKAVALPGDITQEAFCLQLVQDAVAQLGGLDILVNNAGKQTAEKSLDEITTEQFDQTFKTNVYALFWITKAALPHLPPGAAIINSTSVEAYQPSPLLFDYAQTKAAIMAATHSLAKQLAEKGIRVNGVAPGPVWTPLQPTGGQPQEKIEQFGGQTPLGRPGQPAELAPVYVFLASQEASYVTGEVYGVAGGMGRT, from the coding sequence ATGAGCGAAGATCAGAGCCAGTCCGGCAAGAGCCAGTACACGATGCAGAACCCCGTCACCCAGTACCCGCAGCCGCCCTTTCCGCAGCAGCCACAGGGGGCACCCGGCACCGTCCACGAGATGCAGCCGAAGCCCGACCACGGCGAGACCACCTACCGGGGGTCGGGGCGGCTCGCGGGGCGCAAGGCGCTGATCACGGGCGGGGATTCGGGCATCGGGCGCGCGGTCGCCATCGCCTACGCGCGGGAGGGGGCCGACGTGGCGATCAATTACCTCCCCGACGAGGAGGAGGACGCCCGCGAGGTGATCCGGCTGATCGAGGCGGCGGGGCGCAAGGCCGTGGCCCTTCCCGGCGACATCACGCAGGAGGCGTTCTGCCTTCAGCTCGTTCAGGACGCCGTGGCGCAACTCGGCGGCCTCGACATCCTCGTGAACAACGCGGGCAAGCAGACGGCGGAGAAGTCGCTGGACGAGATCACCACCGAGCAGTTCGACCAGACCTTCAAGACCAACGTGTACGCGCTGTTCTGGATCACGAAGGCGGCGCTGCCGCACCTGCCTCCTGGCGCGGCCATCATCAACTCCACGTCGGTCGAGGCGTACCAGCCCTCGCCGCTGCTGTTCGACTACGCGCAGACGAAGGCGGCGATCATGGCGGCCACCCACTCGCTCGCCAAGCAGCTCGCGGAGAAGGGCATCCGGGTCAACGGCGTCGCGCCGGGGCCGGTGTGGACGCCCCTCCAGCCGACGGGCGGACAGCCGCAGGAGAAGATCGAGCAGTTCGGCGGGCAGACGCCGCTGGGTCGCCCCGGCCAGCCCGCCGAACTCGCGCCGGTCTACGTCTTCCTCGCCTCGCAGGAAGCGAGCTACGTCACGGGCGAGGTCTACGGCGTGGCCGGGGGCATGGGGCGGACGTAA
- a CDS encoding SDR family NAD(P)-dependent oxidoreductase: MTNTSMTGGQGMTYGRLAGKVAIVTGAGTGIGEAVAHKFAREGAKVVVAGLDSDPVDDVVRAIVQQGGQAVSYKGDLSEDASAEACVQLAVSTYGQLDVLVNNAGVFLATAETDKYPVDVFDATVRNNVRTPFLMTKHALPYLQKTRGNIVATGSEAGFNGEAQNSPYGGTKGFVHAFIMGVAVEQAKYGVRANCVCPGAIDTAWTHKETGPMDAKLEKTLVEAAPMGRRGTPEEMANVFAFLASDEASYVTGALWLADGGVTPAKGSMGGEVPRELRQEPGGQLMLGHSLDGLKNKETETIK, translated from the coding sequence ATGACGAACACTTCTATGACGGGCGGGCAGGGCATGACCTACGGGCGGCTGGCGGGCAAGGTCGCCATCGTGACGGGCGCGGGCACGGGCATCGGCGAGGCGGTGGCGCACAAGTTCGCCCGCGAGGGGGCGAAGGTGGTCGTCGCGGGGCTGGACAGCGACCCGGTGGACGACGTGGTGCGCGCGATTGTGCAGCAGGGCGGACAGGCCGTCTCCTACAAGGGGGACCTCTCGGAGGACGCGAGCGCCGAGGCGTGCGTGCAACTCGCGGTGAGTACCTACGGCCAGCTCGATGTCCTCGTGAACAACGCGGGCGTCTTCCTCGCCACCGCCGAGACGGACAAGTACCCGGTGGACGTGTTCGACGCGACGGTCCGCAACAACGTCCGCACGCCCTTCCTGATGACCAAACACGCGCTGCCCTACCTCCAGAAGACGCGGGGCAACATCGTGGCGACCGGCTCGGAGGCGGGCTTCAACGGCGAGGCGCAGAATTCCCCCTACGGCGGCACGAAGGGCTTCGTCCACGCCTTCATCATGGGCGTGGCGGTCGAGCAGGCCAAGTACGGCGTGCGCGCCAACTGCGTCTGCCCCGGCGCGATTGACACCGCCTGGACCCACAAGGAGACCGGGCCGATGGACGCCAAGCTGGAGAAGACGCTCGTGGAGGCCGCGCCGATGGGCCGCCGGGGCACGCCCGAGGAGATGGCGAACGTCTTCGCGTTCCTCGCGTCCGACGAGGCGAGCTACGTCACCGGGGCGCTGTGGCTCGCCGACGGCGGCGTGACGCCCGCGAAGGGCAGCATGGGCGGTGAGGTGCCCCGCGAGCTGCGCCAGGAGCCGGGAGGCCAGCTCATGCTGGGGCACAGCCTCGACGGTCTGAAGAACAAGGAGACCGAGACGATCAAGTGA